The Equus quagga isolate Etosha38 chromosome 20, UCLA_HA_Equagga_1.0, whole genome shotgun sequence genomic interval CGGTCGGGTTAGCCGCAGGTGTGCACGCCCGCCCCTGAGAAGCCCAGCGCATCCCGCCGGCCCCACCGCGGCCAGCAGCCACCTTACCCGCTCCTCGCCTCGGGCGCCCACAGCCGCCGGCGGGGCCCGCTTCCCCTCGCCGGTTATCTGGTTGTCGGTGTCTGAGTCCGTCGCCGGCGCCCAGGCCGAGGAGCGGGAGGACGGCGTCTTCTGCACTCGATGGACACTCGACAGGGCTCCCGGGGGCCGGGCAGAGGCACGAAGGAGGGACGGGGCGATCAGGGGCGGAGCGAGACACCAGGGACCAGGCCCACCTGAAGGGTGGCACCGCCTCCCGCGCCGCCGCAGCCTCTGCCCGCGTCCAGGTTGGCGCGGTTTGGGGCGCGCCGGGAAGGCGGCGCCGCGGGCTGAGGCCTCTGACGTCACGACGGGGAGGGTCTTTCGGGGCGGGGCGCGCGCGCTTCCGGCTCGAGCCGGAAGCCCCGACTGTGGCAGCATCCGGGACGGCGGGCGGGCTGGCCAACCGGGACAGGAAGGTGAGATCCAGGACCTGCCCACCCCTGCAGGCTCGGCCGGTGGCGGCTGCCCGACACTGGGCTCCCGGCGCTGCGAGGCGGAGAGGCTCGGGCCTGGCGCCGCCCGCGCAGCCCTGTCGCGGCCGGCCGGCGCTGCAGCgcggcagggggcggggcggcTGCAGGGGAGGCCCGGGTGGCTGGGGCGCCTCCGGCCGGGCGGGGTGACCCGGGCTGGGTCTCCGGCAGCGGCGACAGGCGCCGGGCCGCCGCGTGACCGGCCGCAGTCACGCTCTGCTTAATCACAATTAGCTTATGCTCCAGGCTGGCCGCGCTCACCTTTCTCCCAGCCGGTGACCCCGGAGATTTCTTTTATGGTGGTTTTCTCTGAAATGCCAAAGCCACCTGATTATTCAGAACTGAGTGACTCTTTAACGCTTGCCGTGGGAACAGGAAGATTTTCGGGACCATTGTAAGTGTTTAAGAGTTACTGTCTTAACTTGGGGGCCCCGACGTTGGTTTGACTAGGAGAACCAAGTGTTTACGTCTGAAGCaatatttttaagtcaaagtATTTTAAGTGTAAAAGGGAATTGTTCCGTAGGAAACTagtttaatttcaatttcttaatgGAAGATGTGCTGGACCTCTTAAGCCGGATATAGTGATTTATTTATGCTGTGGGATTCACATAAAAAGCAGACCCAGTATGTAGTGAAACTTTACTTCCTCATAATTATTACATAAAACAACCTGTAAGTTATTTACATTTCTTAGTAATGTAAATTTACTTTAAACCTTAAATGCGTTAGTGGGGTGTTTTAGAACTCGTGGGAAATAAAGCAAGTACAGTTGGAATAGTTGCCATGACAGCATTGCTAGACCctaacttttttttcactttgaagGCACAGAGCATGGAGAATGATGAACTTCCGTCAGCGGATGGGATGGATTGGAGTGGGACTGTATCTGTTAGCAAGTGCAGCAGCATTTTactatgtttttgaaatcaaTGAGACTTACAACAGGCTGGCCTTGGAACACATTCAGCAGCACCCAGAGGAGCCCCTTGAAGGAACCACATGGACACACTCCTTGAAAGCTCGGTTGCTCTCTCTGCCGTTTTGGTTTTGGACAGTTATTTTTCTGATACCTTACTTACAGatgtttttgttcctttattcttgTACGAGAGCTGACCCCAAAACGGTGGGCTACTGTATTATCCCCATATGCTTGGCAGTTATTTGCAATCGCCACCAGGCCTTTGTCAAGGCTTCTAATCAGATCAGCAGACTACAACTGATTGACACGTGAAAGCAGTCACGGTTTTCCCTTATGATTACCAAACTGCCATATGGAACCTGATCACAAGACTGCAGTTTCACAGACCTCAGGAAGTTGCGGTGGGCagaggcttttttaaaaatgtgactagGGGGCTATCTTTATCTGAATAATAATGAATTTTTAGGTAAAGCCTGAGATACAGTACTACAAAATCATGTTGATGATTTCAGATTTTGGAAGTAAAATTGTGTCTGTTGTTTGCATTCTTTAGCAACTTGAATAAGTACCTGAACTCATATTTTTATTCTGTGCAACATAGTGATGGTTAAGAaattcttcctttggggaagaaaTGAGTATGAACATTTTCATTGTGTTTAATGTCAAAAGGTCCAAACATggtcataaaatttaaattttatacagtTACTTGGCTTGCTTTAAAATTCTTCGGACTGAAACACCAACTTTGTATGCTTGCTTGCTATCAGCTTGTGAGAAATTGGTATAAAATTACTGAGGTGATGGCTGTCTGGATAAGCAGAATTTGTTCCTCCTCTTGATAGTGCTACTGGCATTACTAACATTATTAATGctactggtttttaaaaaactacttagAGGGTCCggcctgatggcccagtggttgagtccacatgctctgcttcggtggtccagggtttcaccagtttggatcctgggcatggacctagtgtcgctcatcaggccatgctgaggtggtgtcccacatagcagagctagaaggacctgcaactacaatatacaactatgtactggggggctttgtggagaaggaaaaaaaaaagaagataggcaacagatgttagctcaggtgcaaatctttaaaaaaaacaacaaaaactactTAGGAAGAGACTGAATGTTTGAAAGTTGAGGAATCTTGACACAGAGGAGATGGAAGCAAGGTGTTCAGTGAAAATATTTAGTCTAGTCCCTGTCAGGTGTGTGATCCGCTCTACAAGATTGCACCAAGTCATCACCCTTCCAATTCTCTCTTCTGCCACGGCGTCCAGCCTTCAGGCAATAGGTTGACTGCATGAAGATGTGATCCTTGTGCTTCCTAATGTGCATCTGTACTTACTACCTCATGTCTCGTATCAATACAAATCACTAAAAAATGGAAATGGTagattttaggatttcttttttctgggtgagatcaagatatatttttatacagttaCGTCAATACCAGTGAAATGTTTTACACTGATAGATTTTAATAATCATAACATTTGGGAGGGGGTGTTTACTCTCTTGGGCCCTGTTCTAAGAGCGTtaagaattaattcatttaatcctcccaacaaccctatgaaatagcAGTTATTATCcagattttacagataaggaagctgaggtagagaagataagtaacttgtcaaaggtcacacagctggtaagtaggGGAACCAGAATTATAACTAGGCATCTGACGCCTTT includes:
- the LYSET gene encoding lysosomal enzyme trafficking factor, coding for MVVFSEMPKPPDYSELSDSLTLAVGTGRFSGPLHRAWRMMNFRQRMGWIGVGLYLLASAAAFYYVFEINETYNRLALEHIQQHPEEPLEGTTWTHSLKARLLSLPFWFWTVIFLIPYLQMFLFLYSCTRADPKTVGYCIIPICLAVICNRHQAFVKASNQISRLQLIDT